From Bacillus basilensis, a single genomic window includes:
- the spoVG gene encoding septation regulator SpoVG: MEVTDVRLRRVNTEGRMRAIASITLDHEFVVHDIRVIDGNNGLFVAMPSKRTPDGEFRDIAHPINSNTRSKIQDAVLTEYHRLGELEEVEFEEAGAS; encoded by the coding sequence ATGGAAGTGACTGACGTAAGATTACGCCGCGTAAACACAGAAGGCCGCATGAGAGCAATTGCCTCTATTACTCTAGACCATGAATTTGTTGTTCATGATATTCGTGTAATTGATGGTAATAATGGATTATTTGTAGCAATGCCAAGTAAACGTACTCCGGATGGAGAATTCCGTGACATTGCACATCCAATTAATTCTAATACACGCTCTAAAATTCAAGATGCGGTTTTAACAGAGTATCACCGTTTAGGCGAGTTAGAAGAGGTTGAGTTTGAAGAAGCGGGCGCTTCGTAA